A single genomic interval of Eleutherodactylus coqui strain aEleCoq1 chromosome 3, aEleCoq1.hap1, whole genome shotgun sequence harbors:
- the PPP3R1 gene encoding calcineurin subunit B type 1: protein MGNEASYPLEMCSHFDADEIKRLGKRFKKLDLDNSGSLSVEEFMSLPELQQNPLVQRVIDIFDTDGNGEVDFKEFIEGVSQFSVKGDKEQKLRFAFRIYDMDKDGYISNGELFQVLKMMVGNNLKDTQLQQIVDKTIINADKDGDGRISFEEFCAVVGGLDIHKKMVVDV from the exons GGAAATGAAGCGAGCTACCCGTTGGAGATGTGCTCCCACT TTGATGCTGATGAGATCAAACGACTGGGGAAAAGGTTTAAGAAACTCGACTTGGATAACTCTGGATCTCTAAGCGTGGAGGAGTTCATGTCCTTACCCGAGCTGCAGCAGAACCCTCTCGTCCAGCGAGTAATAGACATATTTGATACCGATGGGAACGGAGAGGTCGACTTTAAAG AGTTCATCGAAGGAGTGTCACAGTTCAGCGTTAAAGGGGACAAAGAACAGAAACTGAGGT TTGCTTTCCGTATATATGACATGGACAAGGACGGCTACATCTCCAATGGCGAGCTTTTCCAAGTATTGAAGATGATGGTTGGAAACAATCTGAAAGACACCCAGCTACAGCAGATAGTAGACAAAACCATTATCAATGCAGATAAAGACGGCGACGGAAGAATATCTTTTGAAGAGTTTTGTGCT